GCGTCTGAGGAAAAGGGATAGGGAACCATCTCGAATTCCTGTTAAGAGAATTCTAAAGGGTCTAAACAAGAGAAAGTTCAGGAAAATAATACAGTCTTTTGTAAGGCAACATCTTCCAGACAGCTCTTTCATGagtgatttgtgtaaaaatTACAAAACCTGGAACATATGGTATATCACTGATCATTCTTAaagtaaatttgttttttacatgaagttacagaaaaaaaaaatgtaaagcaTGAGAAaggcattgtacatgtagctgtagACAAACACATAATCACGATGTGCAAAATTTAATGAATTGTAAAGGTGATACCTTTCCTCAACTTCATAATGATAATTCAAGGTTAAAGGGAGGCATGTTTCTCGAGAATGCAGTTAGTCATGATACGTCATTGAATCGTTTGACTGAAAGGCTTCGTCTGATAGGAGTGATACCACATGATGTAGGTGGATGTGGGGATTGTTTCTTTAAATCAGTTTCACACCAACTATATAGGACTGCTGACTTGCACCTTGAAATTCGTATGGCTGGAATTAACCATTTACAGATTGAAAGTATTTCTGATGATGACTGGAATAACTATATTCGACAAATGTCAAAACAAGGCACATGGTGTGATAATATCATTATGCAAGCTGTGGCTAATGCATATAACTGTGTCATTCATATCACAGAATCTAATATAGATTCACCTGAAGGTACGGTATATTCCTAACTCCTGTTGCTGATCAGGAAGGACGGAAGACAATTTTTATTGGATATATCAATGAGTTGCACTGTTTCAACAGTGACTGACAAAAATGGTCGACATAAAAACAAACTGAGATACATAAAAGAGAAAGTTATCAGAAaccaatgaaaacaaacaatgtAGACATCTCAAGCACAGAGATTACTTGAAAAGAGTCAAATATACAGAAACAGCCAATGAGAGGGCAAGCAGACTTGCAGATAAAAGAGATACTTATAAGAAAAACATGTGTGAAGAAACTCCtgaaaagcgaaaagagagactTGCAAATAAAAGAGACAGTTGTAGAAAAAGGATGTCTGAAGAAActgctaaaaaacgaaaagagAGACTTGAAAATAAGAGAGCCAGTTATAGAAATGAGAAGTCTGAAACAATTTCTGAtggacaaaacaaaagttgtgcCAATCCAATTCATGAACAAAAACAGGCACAAAATAACATGAACATTTTTCTTAAGTCCAATGAGTTTTCAGTTTGTCAATGCACTGTGTGTTTTGAAGCATGGCCATTGAAATCCAGCCCAAGGAGGGCAAACCATTACCAGTGTCAAAGGTGCACAAGAGATAAACAACAACCAAAGAAATTTTCCAAGGAAAATGACATGTTGCCATCATTAGTACCTTTACAACTGCTAGGATTAACCCAAGTAGAAGAAATGCTTATTGCACATGCACTCCCTATTATGCGTGTTTACATAAAACCTGGTGGACAAAGGGGCTATTCGGGCCACGTTATCAATTTGCCTCAGAATATAGCTGAACTAGCACATTCTCTGCCTGGATACCCAAAGGATTAATCTGTTATTGTtgttaaaaagaaaggtaaagacaACAGTTTTAAAGATGTGACAGTATGAAGACAAAATGTAGCTGATGCACTGATATGGCTTATCAATAATAACCCACACTACAAGGACATAAACATAAATCAAGATTCTTTAAATTCTTTACCAGAACATGGTGTTCCACATGATCTTCTTTCAGTTGAAACTGAATATATTGATGAGACTGCTGCATTTGAGCCTGACTTGGGTCCTCAAAATGAAGATGACATTGTTTATAATGAGGGCATGGAAATGAGTAGTTTTCCACCTATACCTGATTGTCGAGCACAAGAAATAGATGCTGTCCAGCAACAACTGTCTCGCCAAGCTACAACGCCTTGGCCAACAGTAGATAATGAACCAATAAATGAGTACCTCACTCCCTTTCTAGCAACACTTGCTTTCCCAACATTATTTCCTGATGGTAAGGGTGATCCTACCAACCCGTCATTGCGCCGAGATATACCACTCGGAGAAAGAGTCAAGCACCTTTTAAAATTTCGcgaaaacaaaaatggcaaatggGTATATCGCTTTGCTACTCACCCTAGATTTGCTTACTGGGCATTGAATATGATACAAAGAAAACATATTCTACAACAGACAGGCATGTTCCTAAAACAAAACCCAGGAGAAGCACATTTGACTGCTGAAGAGCTCTGCCAAATGGCAGCTAGCAATAACACAAGTGTATTCATATCTAAGATATTGCACTGTCTTAGTAACATTACTGGCTCTAATGCTTATTGGCAAAAAGCTAAAGAAGAACTAAAAGCAGTAATAGCCCATGCTGGGGCTCCAACATTCTTTTTCACATTCTCCTCTGCAGATATGCATTGGCCTGAACTTCATGCACTTTTTGGCAACCAAGTTGGTGACACAGATACAAATTTGCCCGGCAACAAGCGCCAGAATGTGATTAACAATCCTCATATTACAGACTGGTTCTTTACAGAACGTTTAGAGAGTTTTATTAAATACTGGCTACACAATTCACTAAATGCTGAATGGCACTGGTACAGATTTGAGTATCAAGCTAGAGGAAGTATTCATTGTCATGGTGTAGCAAAGCTCAAGAATGACCCAGAGTTATGTAAACTCTCAGGTACATGTACCGCCCTCAAAGAGTACTTGGCTGAAATGTCCATTGATAAAGCTGACCAAATAAACATACCAGGACTTAATCAACAAATACTTGAGGGGAAAAAAGCTTCCCAGGCAGTTTGTCAATATGTTGACTGGTTATTGTCTACTTATAATCCAAACTCACCTGATAATCAAACTTGGGCAAAACCCTCCATTCATCCATGTCAACGATGCCACAAAGACATTCTTAGTCCTCAAGACTTTGATGATGATTATGTTGATTTGTTAAATACAGTGCAGAGGCACACTCGCTGTAGTTCAAACTACTGTCTTAGAAAGAAACAGAATGAAACCGAACTTAAATGCAGATTTAAGTTCCCATTTGAACCCTGTCTTAATACAAAACTGGAATTTGAGCCCATTCATACAAAGGATGGGAATACCCAATACAAAGCAAAGATAATAACAAAGAGAACGACCCAAGGCTCATTAATCACCAGCGTTTCCAGCTACAAGGCTGGAGAGCAAACTGTGACATCCAGGTTGTACTCGATTACCATGCATGTGTTGAATACCTCGCAAAGTATGCATCCAAAGGTGAACCAAGGTCACCTGTAATGAAGCGTCCATTTAATTCTATTGTTTGTAATTGTAATAACAATAGCAACTCAacaaaagtgttaaaaaaagTGATCATGAAATCACTTGGACAACGTGACTTTTCTGCACAAGAGACTATGCATCATCTAATGTCACTGAAACTAGTGAGCTCATCATTTAATGTAGTGCCTATTAGTCTACATGGTTCATGTAGAATCAAAACATATACACCAGATGGAGATAATGTAACAAATGACTCGCTACTTGATACCTATGCTAAGCGCGAAAAGTACGCCAACACCATTCCTGACATAATGGCTttaaattttattgattttgcaacaaaatacaaaattgtcAACAACAAACTATCAAGTCAGTCTGAAAATATGGTTCCAAGAGTTTATCCAGTATATTCTCCCAACAAAAATGGCCAAAATTTTGGACTTTATTGCAAATATCAGTTGCTCAAGTACAAACCCTGGCACACAACACAAGAAAATGCTTGGGGAGATCAAGAAGGTACCGATGATATATACATAAACAATTGGAAAGAATTCCTAGATACACCATATGCTGAAGAGCATGTTCCAGACTGGTATAAAAAATTACACAGCATACAAAATCAGCCAGAAGAACAGCCAGACACTGACTCATCCACACACAAACTCCCACAGCGTGAAGAGTGGATGGTTTTAGCAGATCTCGTACCTGGATCTTCtgttaacaataataataatatgcaaGAAACACAACAGCCTGAATGTGACTGGCAAAATGACAAACTAAAGTATCATGATCACCAAATAGGAGAAATGCCTTCCTGCATAAAAACTAAGAAGGATACATTAGGTCCTGCTGTTATGTTGTGACAACATACATGTCACATTGATGTTGATACTTTTAGTGACATGCAGAGACATGCCCACAATATTGTAAAAACACATTCAGAACAAGCCTACCCAACAGATCCATTGTTACTTATTGTACTTGGTGTTGCTGGTACTTGTAAAACTTATCTAATCAACACTATTCAAAACTTACTTCAGTACTCTTGTGCAGTAACTGCTACAACAGGAAAAGCTTCATATAACATAAATGGATGTACTATCCATTCACCATTAAGATTGCCAGTTGGCTCAAGAGGAAACAAAGAGTTGACTGGGACAAGTCTTATCAGATTACAACAGAACCTGAAAGATATCAACTATATTATTATTCATGCTAGGACAAACAATGTTTGGCTGGATTGATAGAAGATGCCAACAAGCGACAGGCAAAATTGATGAAGTGTTTGGTGGTAAATCTATCATATTAGTAGGGGACCCTGGTCAATTACCACCTGTTGCTGATAAACCATTGtatcatacaccttattcataaatggcggacgCGCGGTTGAGCCCTGAGCCGAGTTCACCAAAACGAGGCTTAGGAGGCATCGCTGGATCTAAcgaagctgtaagttgttagcTAGGTGTTCGAAGGTTTCTGGAATTGtttactgttttattaaattgaggATCGGTTGACGTAACGTATAGTTTGAAGACctgttctgttgtaaaaatGGCGGCGAGTTTTGCAGTTACTTTGAGTCAGGACGATATTCCAGGAGCATCTCTTGAGGGAAGACACCCAGCAGAGCTCAACAACGATGCCCTGAGGTTTTGGCTAAAATGCAGGGGAGATAAATGCAAAGGGCTGAAAACAAAGGCTCAACTGTTAAAACGGTAGGTTTAATTAAATGTTTATTTGTTGGAGAGCCAAATAACGGTGGTAATCTAAACTTCTTCTGTTGAGCGAATTACGTAATATACCATTGTTCGGTTTCGATATCTGACTAAAAAAGACTCGACAATTTTTCTCCAGGGTTGATGAATATATAAAATCGGGGTTAGAAGACGCGATAGTCGATCCAGACCCAGACTTAATTTACACGAAGAGGAAAATCGCTAGAGAGCAAGCAAGGAGCAGCCATGATACTGTAGCAAGCACTTCTATAAACGCCAGTTCTACCTATGtttctcagcgtcaagggaagaTAAAGGTCAACTTTCCGTCGAGTGGATGGGGAaactcactgcagaaaatgcctTTTTTCTCCCGTGCCGAGATGGATAAATTTGTTGCACTTACTGGAAAGAGTTTGGGCTGTGCCGGTAAGAGATCTGTTCCAACCGGGCTCAAGAAAGCTACAACATTTCTAAAGGATGAATATCTTAAGGAAATTGAAAGCTACAGTGACCAAATATACTTTTTCATGCGTTGTAAATGTTACCACTCCTTTCGAAAAAACGATCCCCCTCATAATGTATTTTTAGCATTATGCATTGTCTCAGGTGAAGTGAAAGATTCCAAATGCTCATGTGTTGCGGGTTCCTTGGGCTACTGCAATCATTCTTTAGCCTTAATGCTGAAGGCTTGTAAATTTAGTCTATATGCGTCCCAAAATACTAAAGACTTAGAACATGAAGGTGATCAGATCCCAGAGCGAGCATGCACCTCAAAACTTCAAACTTGGCATCAAAAAGGTCGCGGCGAAACCATCTATCCTCAGCCTGTTATGGATGTCGTTGTTTCAAAAACCAAACTGGGAGATTCAAAACGTGGAAACGAAGGAATTCATTCTCTCCTTTACGAGGCAAGAAATAATGTAATGTACAACAGTGCAGAGGAGCAAAAATTCAAGCAGGCAATCAGAGATATAAACCCTCAAATGGGCCTTGCTCAAATTGttactcttgggagtgaaaagCATCTGAAAGAAACCAGATTCGGGCATAGTCCAGTGGGCTCTTATGTAAGCTACCAGCTAACCCACACAGAGTCCaactttaatgtttgttttgatatttcctCTGTGCCTCGAGGGAGGAAAAATAACCAGCCATTAACTTATCCCAGGTTTCCCTTGCGAGATCGTGGACCGCCAACAGTTCAAAACAATCAGCTAACAGCTGCAGAGAGGAACTTGTATGAATCACTATGCATTAATGAGGACATTGTCAATACTATTGAGAATGAGACCAGAGATCAGTCACATTCTGAAAGGTGGAAGCTTGAGCGAAAGTACCGTTTTACAGCATCTCAATTTTATCTAATTTCCCACAGACAACGCAGTCATGATAAATTTGCTCAAGAAATCATGTGTCCAAAGACATTCCACTCTAGACACACAGCTCATGGGATTAAATATGAGCCAGTAGCGATCGACAGGTATCACAAATACATGCACAGTCAAAAAACACCAGTACATGTTTTCAAAAGTGGATTTGTTGTATGCACTAATTCTCCAATTCTGGGGTGCTCTCCAGATGGAAAGGTAATAGACCCCAACTGTGAAGATCCCTTTGGTCTACTTGAAGTCAAGTGCCCAGAAACAAAGTTTCAAGTGAGTCCCCTTGATGCCTGCTCAGACCCCAAGTTCTTTTGTGAGAGGGTTGGGAACATGTGCAAGCTGAAAAGAACCCATGCTTACTATGCCCAAGTTCAAGGTCAAATGGGCTGTACTGGTGCACAATGGTGTGATTTTGTTGTTTACACCAAAAAAGGAATGTCAATTGAAAGAATCTCCTTTGACAGAGGTTACTGGGTTGAGCTTCAGGAGAAACTTTGGCAATATTATTTCACTCATTTTATTAAGTATGCTGCAGCTGAATTTGCACCATCATGTACAGAAGCTGTTGTGGTTTGTCATTCTACAACAGCATCATAATCAAACATTTAGAGCATATCTCACAGTGATTTGATAATTATCCTAAGGAGCAAATCTAATAGAGTTGAAGCTCAAAGACAGTGTAAAGTTTAAGTCTGTATCAGAATCACAAACCActcattagttttcatttttacaGGGCTGGTCAAAAGGCATACTGGAGTGGGTCATTACTTCTTTGATCCTTCAAAAAGTTGTGGGCTGTGTAATTTTTGACTTGACATAAGGTGTGGGTTATCTTCTTTTCCCATCTAGGGGGGAGGTCATCTATTTTCTGACCTGCATTTTGGGGTCAGTCAGCTTGTCTTATTACAAAGGGAAGGGGTTAGGTTACGTGCTCAGGTCCACCCCCTGTAATTTTTGACCATTCCTGTAAAGGTATCATAATCATTTCAGCGAttgtgtatttcattgaaaggaAATACAAAGCTCCCGAGACCTCGACAGTGAATATTACTACAACACACCCTTATTTAGCCAAACCATTGAACATTATAACAATGCAAGTTTCAAGGTGTCAATACAAATTAATCCTCTAATCGTCTAAAGCTTCATATTGTGTCAGCTTGTTAAGATAGGGTCTTGAATGTTGCAGAGAAATGCACAAACAGACCACATTTGATTTGCAACACCAAAGAGATTCAGTGGGATAACGCTATCCCATATATGAAAAttcttaattttattaattgcCCGTTCAACATGGATACGCAGTCGTGCAATCTCCTGAGTTCTTACAACATCTTCCGGGGGCATTTGTGTGGATGTTCCCAGGAATGGTGGAATGTTCAAAGACACACCTAAAGGTAAGATGTCACTTATAGTAAAACCTTTATCTGCCATCACAGAGTCTCCTTCAGTAAATGGCAGGTCAAGTATGCCTGACCTTTCTACAATTTCTCAGTCTGACATACTACCTGTATACAGTTGGCTTATGAATGTAATGGCACCAGATGGAGAGATTCCCACTAGCCCCTTTAGTGTAGTATGATTCTTGTAGGTACTGAACAACTCACTATTCAGCAACAAGCTACTGGGCATTGCACACTTCACTTCTGTACAGTCAATAATAACGCGTGTACTGGGATATGCCTTCCTGAAGTCTTCAGGCATTGTTGTGTTAATGGCTTCTCTTGATGGCCAAATGTTAACCACTCCAAATCGAAGATACATAAAATTGATCCAACTAATAATGATCCTACTAATAGTTGCCTGAGAAACATTAAACAGGTGGGAAAGGTGGGTTTCTGCAAATCCCTGTCTCAAGCGACACAAAGTGAGAAAAAATTCTTCTTGTGGTTTGAGTGATCTTGGTCTACCTCTCTTTACACCTAATTGCGCTGGAGTCTCGTAATGTTCTGAGGGTATCTCATTATCACATGACAACCAGTATCTGACATTTTCTCCATTATCTCCCGGGTCTAAATATTCAAAGGATGCCAGGAATACTCTGTAGTTAGGAAAACctgtataaaattataaaataacaTTGCCTCATCAGAGGTAAACCGACTAAGTGAGAAGACATTTGACTGAAGTGCTTCATTTTTGTCTTCTAACTCTGAAACTGCCTTTTCGAGATCTGCGCATTTGTTTTCAAGTAGCCTTAATTGTTTGAGGGTTTCATTATTAAAAAGATCTTTTTCAGTGGAAGGCATTTCATCAAGGCTGGTACTGGCGGCTCCTAAGGTAATGGTTTCGTTAGTACCTGTTTCAGGAATATCGTTTACAGCTTCAGGTGTTTTGCTGAGTAATATTTTAGGCTCCGAAGACACTGAAAAACACTCTTTTTCTGGGACAGATTTCGGCCTGTCTTTTCGCTTTTGTTGATAAGGCCTTTCGGTAGGGGGCGGCCGCTTTCGTGGTGAAGTTTGTTTCCAAGCAAATATCGACGGAACTGCACTTGTCTTCAGAGACATTCGTCCACCAAGACCCTTCGATATGTCACTGAGCTTGAAATGCAACGAACACACTTTCGATGCCCCGGAGATGCGAAAAAATCTACCAACATCTCTACGTATAGCATGTATCCATCGTTTTTTCATTTCCTCTTCGTCTGGAAACTTAAAGAATCCAATTTGTTCCCCTTTTGGTCCAACACGCCCTCTTTGTGTGCACAATGGTACACAGCAGTGAATGTTTGACTTCAACGCCATGTTTCTTACGATGCCTCCTTAGCCTCGTTTTGGTGAACTCGGCTCAGGGCTCAACCGCGcgtccgccatttatgaataaggtctattctaGCCCCTCAAGTTCCATAGGTGAACAAGGCCACTTAGCTTATTACATGTTTAGCAATGTTGTTAAACTATCAGTAAACCAAAGAGTTCAAGGCATAAACCCACAAAAAACTCAGTTTAGAGATTTACTGATGCGACTGCGcacaaggagaagaagaagaagactgGAAACTTCTCCTGACGAGACAGCCTTCCAAGGCAGAGAATATAGCTGAATTTCAATATGCCACAAGACTGTACTTCAGCATTGAAGAGGTTGCAAATTACAACTTTCATCAATTAGCAGAACTCCATCAGCCAATAGCACGCATTGATGCACGACACTCAAGTGATTTAGCTAAGAAAGCTAGCCCAGATCAGATGTCCGGATTAGAGCCTACCATTTTCCTTTAAAAAGGGGCAAAGATAATGCTTACCATGAATTTGTGGACACATGTTGGTCTTTGCAATGGAGCAACTGGAACAGTTGTAGACTTAATATATGCAAATAATCAGCAACCCCCTGACTTACCTGTGTCCATCATTGTAAAATTTGATGACTATACTGGTCCATCTATTAATAATACTATGCCAGGATACGTACCTATATGCCCAATAACAGTCACCTCTGAGACATTAGATGGTGTGCATGAGAGACAGCAGCTGCCCTTGAAACTTGCTTGGGCAATAACAATACACAAGAGTCAAGGTTTAACACTGCCAAAGGCATGGATTGATATTGGTCACACTGAAAAAACTGCAGGCATTTCATATGTAGCCATCAGCAGAGTACGAACACTTTCAACTTGCATCATTGAACCAATGACTTTTGAAAGGCTGACAAGCCTTAAAAGGTCTATAAATCTAAAATTTAGACTTTAAGAAGAAAGGAGACTTAATAATCTCTCAAATTTCAACTAATCACAAAGTCATATGCTAagatattaacccattgacgcctGTGCCAACCTCACCCAGCAATGAGGGAACCACAGCTGTTGTGTCATCATCACTTTTCAAGCCAGATGATGTTCTTGATAATCAGCTCATAAAGTGAgaaaagatctttcaaagcatcattgagCCAAATGACCTGTTGTGGTTACAAACCAAATGAATCAAGTCATTGTGCTCAGTCGCGACATGGTACACCACATTGAACTATAATAATTGTGTCAACTCATCTTCCGATACTCTTTGTAATatccagtttcttttcttttattaggAAAAGCCTTTTCATCATCAAGCAGTTTACACTTAAACACACCAGAGATGGAGGAAAAACCAACATGTAAGTTATATGTTATTTACTACATATGAACAAGCTTCCTTatgtaatatatataataacgTGGCGGGAGTAAAGTGTATTACaagtttatttcttgtattgCGCTTTTCTTGACAACAGACAAGTTCCTGATTACTTCAACTTGCTCCCCATAATCTGCTTACTGTTTAAGAATATATAAAACTTGTCTTTCCAGTACTGTGCACGCATCGTAAAGTAGCACCTTTAGACTACAACTCAGCACCATTTACTTgcagttgaaaaacaaaagtttattgCAGTCAAACCTGACAGACCATAAAAACCTAGAAAATTATTTCTCGAATGTGTATTCTTTTGCAATCAATCAGATGCAAGTATGCTTCGGTTTCATCTACCTTCAAATTCCTCACAACAAGCTTTACAGAAATAATTTCACACTTTGTTAGGTTTGAATGTAAGTGAatcttttttccttgtttatttgcaaaataaaaagAGAGTCATTTGAACCATTTCACTAacacttcctttcttttctttagcccCCAACAGCTACAAAACTGTCTCTGTGTATATATCCACTCAGTATCTCCTGTGAAGAAAGCTGCCAATTCACAAACAAAATACTTCAATTGTAGTATTCAAACCAATGACACAGTGGTTAGGGCAGTCTGCTTTAATTCTGAGAGCCTCATctggaaaaaattcaaaaaggGAAAACTGCTGTCACCCTCTTCAATGTCAGAAGTTCAATAAAAGATGAAGGTGAAAGTGTGGTAATCCAAAATAATACCAAGATGCAACCAGTGGTTCTGCCATTTTCATATAAAGACATCAGCATGATGTCGTCATTGCCAAGTCTTGCATCGCTTCAAGATGTTTCTTTGGAACAACTGGTAGAAGTGAAGGCGAAACTTACTAGGCTAACTGCAGTTAAAACTCAAAACAACCGTTTTGGCCAACCTCTTCAGAAACAAGAAGCTATTTTAGTTGATCACACCACCTCAATCAAAGTCATCCTTTGGCAGGAACATTGTAACACGCTTACTGGGGAAAAAACATACAGGCTAAAGAACCTGAGGATCAAAGAATCATATGGAACAAGATACCTGAACACTCCTAAATCAGAGCACTTTGAATTCGACGAAATTCCTGCATTCACCCAGAGTTTAGCTGCTGTTGCAACTGACATAGAGTCTCTGTCACAGGCCAGGATGTCAGCAAAGATCATTGGTGTACAAAGTGCAACAAAATCCCTTTCTTGTGTGGCATGCAAGAAAAAGGTGACCATTAAGACCAGTGGACAAATAGCAAACTGCCAATC
The sequence above is a segment of the Montipora foliosa isolate CH-2021 chromosome 2, ASM3666993v2, whole genome shotgun sequence genome. Coding sequences within it:
- the LOC137991886 gene encoding THAP domain-containing protein 6-like gives rise to the protein MALKSNIHCCVPLCTQRGRVGPKGEQIGFFKFPDEEEMKKRWIHAIRRDVGRFFRISGASKVCSLHFKLSDISKGLGGRMSLKTSAVPSIFAWKQTSPRKRPPPTERPYQQKRKDRPKSVPEKECFSVSSEPKILLSKTPEAVNDIPETGTNETITLGAASTSLDEMPSTEKDLFNNETLKQLRLLENKCADLEKAVSELEDKNEALQSNVFSLSRFTSDEAMLFYNFIQVFLTTEYSWHPLNI